The Ammoniphilus sp. CFH 90114 nucleotide sequence TATCAAGCCCAACCAAATCTCCTAATTTGAACGGTCCCATTGGATAATTCAACCCTAGTTCGATGGCCCGATCGATCTCCTCTGCTGTACCTACACCTTCCATTAGCATATGAAAGGCTTCATTTCCTACGAGACTGCTGATTCGGCTGGTGACAAAGCCCGGAAACTCGTTGATCATAACCGACTCCTTGCCCATTTTACCAGCAACCTTTTCGATGGCTTGGGCGGTTTCATCTGAGGTTTCTAGTCCCCTTATAATCTCCACCAACTTCATTTTTGGAACAGGATTGAAAAAGTGCATAGCAATTACCTTATCAGGGCGATTGGTGTAGGAACCTATTTCTGTCGGGCTCATGGTGGATGTATTGGTCGCTAATAGAGTACGCTCCGGCATGATCTGATCCATCTTCTCAAATACGCTCTTCTTTATACTCATCACTTCTGGCACGGCTTCTATTACGAGATCCGTATCTGCTGCAACCGTTCCTGGATCTACGATAAACGTAATACGGGAGAAAGATTGCTCTGCTTCTTCTTTTGATATTTTCCCCTTTGTGATTCCTGTATCAAAGGTTATCCCTATTTCTTTTTTTGCATTTTCTAATGCCTCAAGGGAGACGTCCTGAATCGCTACCTGATATCCGCCAACAGCAGCCACGTAAGCAATTCCCCTTCCCATGATGCCACTTC carries:
- a CDS encoding 3-hydroxyacyl-CoA dehydrogenase yields the protein MPIEKILVVGSGIMGRGIAYVAAVGGYQVAIQDVSLEALENAKKEIGITFDTGITKGKISKEEAEQSFSRITFIVDPGTVAADTDLVIEAVPEVMSIKKSVFEKMDQIMPERTLLATNTSTMSPTEIGSYTNRPDKVIAMHFFNPVPKMKLVEIIRGLETSDETAQAIEKVAGKMGKESVMINEFPGFVTSRISSLVGNEAFHMLMEGVGTAEEIDRAIELGLNYPMGPFKLGDLVGLDTRLKNLEYMHQTLGERFRPSPLLVKYVKAGRLGRKTGKGVYDYNQS